In the genome of Naumovozyma dairenensis CBS 421 chromosome 7, complete genome, the window ATGATATTGAGAAACTTAGTGCCATACCTACGTAAGCGTATGTCGGATAAGTACAAAATTAACAAATTACATAAAAAGAATAGTTATAGATATATAGATAAGGAaatagtaaaaaaaaaaaaaaaaaaaagaaaaaaccTACCTTGTTTAAgataccattttttttccctATCGCTCttgttttgaataaaaaaaataggtTGAAATGCTAGTCCTGTCTTGGCTGAAATTTTGAAGGGGTGCTTCCTTTTCCAACTGGAGTCCTTGAACATCTACGCACTAACTTTCAGAAGCTCCACtatttgttcttgaatCGAAATCTCTGAAAGGAGAATAAGTCtggaaatttcaaataatgaacttttcaaagataGAAAAATCTATTGCTAACAGTTTACTTCAATGATATGTTCTGATGGTAGCTCATTTTTATTACAGAATATTTCGTTCAATTCCTTGAAAAGTTCTTAGAATGACATATTTCTTGGTAGAAGGGATAAAACCCATTGGCAGTTAGAATTTTACTATGAGGTTTTTGATCTTAagtgaaaatattaaatagaTATCTTCACCCAGTGCTATGAACCACAGGACCTCAGGAGAGAAAAATCCAACGCCAGGTGATTTGGCTTTAAAAAGGATTAAAGTCAACGTCAACATGCTCTTTTAtgtgttatttttttcttcgatAACAATAGGattgatgaaataaatGAGTCTGTCTTTTTCTTTCCGTAAATGAACCGATCTTGTTTTTAAAGTGTTTTTTCgataattttattcttgATATTCAGTTACAAGATAATGTGATCTGAAACCCATAACTAGCAGAGGAAGGTCCTTTTTATGGTCTAAGTTATCctttattttccttttacAGTATAATCTACGTTATAGAAATTACCTCCTCGGTAAATATTGTGACACATTTTCATAATGGATGTTTCAGTTAATTATATGGACAAGcacaaaaaaacaaaactatTGGTTACTTTAAACaggaaaatataaattacCACCTTCAGGGATCACTCAATGTCATTATTGGCAGTTGATTTACCAAAGAGCTGGTATTTTGGTCCTCACTGACTATGAAAGTAATTCTActtcaaattattttttttactaaAAACTGGtgtatgaaaaataaataacaaCCTGAATAGGTTCAAATTAAAAACTCAATttaattttgatgaaaattaaatatacaACTTGCTAATGTACAAAGGTTATACTTACAAACAGCTCTCAGTAAATAGCTAAACCATATGAAGGGTTTCTTATCACATTTCCATTATAATTGGCCTTTACTGCGTGAGTTTCTATGTGAAAAGGTGcttgattattatttttggtaTGGCGTCTCCGAGAAATGcaaatcaaaaattgtCAACTAACAAcagtgaaaaattcttaGGATCTGtaaatgaagaaaacatgCCTTAAATAGTCGCCTAGGTATCTAAATAAGGCAAGCTAGCgagtaaatatatttatcacACTCCACTGTGATCCATAGCCCATTCCATATGTTTCGTTTACAGATTGAATTAGTACCACCGTCTGCTCAAACGAATCAACAACTCAGCTCTTTAACTCCAGCTCCAACAAACAATTCAcaacttttttcaaatgcATCCTTTGTCCAATTAAATGAGAATACTTTTCAATACCCATTGCCTCCTTCTTCCAACAAAAACTTTAACTCAGTCTCTCAAAATACTAGAAAATTCTTACATTTCAGTGCTGGTAGTAATACATTACTTGAATTGTCAGATGAAATTATCGAGAAATGCAAGAAAATATATCCAAATCTAAAACAAGAACCAGAAATAATTACTCTACAAGATGGGAATGGGTATGATTTGGATCCTGATTTTGTCATAGAAGACGTTTTCAACGCAGCTAATAGAGTGAAAGTCATACTTAgagatgatattgatatcgATGAGTTAGAACCAATAGCTCAATATAGAAATCtcaaaagaaggaaaacCAATAATGGTACCTATCAAAAAGTTTCACGAAGCCAAAAACCaatcaataattctttagCGTTACCTAAAAGGAATAATTATCCGTTACCTTCAACAAGAACCCCAAGAAATTTAGGAAGAAGAATCTCAACACCATTAGCACAACAAATATATCCTGAACCTGTCACAGACAATGTAGAAGGAGAAAACGCAGATAGGTCCTTTTTACCACCTCCAAACGTCCCCCAATCTCCTCCAATTAGGATAAGCTCCGGTATCGATACTTCCAAGAAAATAGTTTCCAACATCAAAGAACAAGGTCAAGTGTCTAAATCTGAAGTGGTTGATCCAGACAAATCCAAACAACAAAGGCTATTACTAGGTACACCAATAATGACCTCAATGACACCAAACAGAGTCACCTTAACTGGCCAAAGGGTTGTTTCCGAAAATCATATGGAAACATCACCAATTTCAACCATCTCTAATCCCAGCAAATCATCTTCCAAAGAATCGAATGCTTCACGGAGGATTAGTTCTGGTATGTTAAATATCCCAGAACCAAAAATATCAGAAGTTGAAAAGGAACTAAAAGTGGGTCCTGCAAGCCCTGATTCAGTACTTCCAGAGAAACCAAAACGAATTCCAATGAAAAgatcattattagataGTAAATCTataccaaataataactcTGATGATAACTTAAGTTCCGATAGTCAAGATACAACTAGTTCCCATTCCCATTCAAGACCATCTTTGCAACGTCAAAGCTCGATTGCTGATAACAATGGGTCCCCTGTAAAACTCAACCCTCTAGAAGATGATAGTGTTTCACGTATTGTACATTTGGCTGAATTACCTCATAATAAGAAAAGGAATCTAGTACAGGAAAATTCAATCAATGAACTGGAGGGTAAAATCGATCAAAGTGCAACAAAAAACAACCTAAGTCATTTATTTACGCAACCAACAGGTAAAGGAAATGGAATATCAAACGAAAACGTTAATAGTAAAAGAGATAAGCTATCTCAAATCGAAGAGGAAGATGTTCTTCCCGAGCAACCAGCTCTCCCAACCAATAATAacttgaaagaaaaagtgAATCTAGAAACTCAAAACAACGAAACCATTTCTATTACCAAACCTGGACAGATGAACAAATCAGATAAGAAGAAGGACGCTGGAACTGTAACTCAAGATATGCAACTCGAGTCAGAAATGGTAAAAcctacaacaacaacagccGATAGAGAAACTGAAGTAACGGAGCAAGAaactgatgatgaagatgaagtaAACACTACAGTTCGTATTAACCCACCTGAATCAGCATCAGCCAGTGGCAATCATTCTTTTTCACATCCGAGTATCCATAAAActgaaatattaaaaatatttgacgGTGACTCAATCAAGTTACCTCATTGGCTAAAGAAAacctcatcatcatcatcaacatcatcaccatcatcatcttcaagaaaaaagCCTTATACAACCGTCCTTCATAAGGATATCGATAATTCAAAACCAGATccaagaaatattttacCTCAAAGAACACCGAGAACTGCAGCGAGGAGAGCAGCtcaattattatcaagTTCTCAAGGAACCAGTCAGCACCCTGACCAAGTTCagaatatcaatattaacAATGATCACTCCGATGAAGAAGGCAGCTATGAAACATCATCTACTGATGGTTATTCTAGCAGTGGTGTAGAAACTGCAGGATCTGACACATcagataatgaaaagataTTCCTGAGGGAACCTAATGACAAAACCAAAGTAATTAAAACGCATCATCTCAAGGAAGCAGTAGTAACTAaatctaatgataatgataaggACACAAAGCAAGAAACTGCTACTAGCACAGACAATATTCTTGGCAAAGtaattggaaaaaatcCTTCAACCGCATCGTCAGGGAATGTACCAGAAGGATTAACTAAATCTCAGCCAAGTTTTTCCAAGATAAATGAGgatgatatttcaaataataagaaaattaacGAAACGAAGAGTATATCCTTGACTCCAAGTAATTTTTACTCTAATAGCAAGAcagaattgaagaaactcAATATTCATAAACCAACGAGTAAGTTTACAAGTATGCCTAATACGAAACCGGACAGTAGGGCAAATAACCTGGGAAGTGAGAAGGTAATAAAACTAAACGaattttcaattccaaATCAACTTAAAACGGATGATCATAAAGTCAAACCAGACGCTAATCCAGAAGTCCCTAAACCGACGTTTTCACCTAGTCATAATGACAAATTAAAAAGTCTAAAAGCaaagttttcaaaaacaaaaccccaatcatcatcaccagTTTTTCAACCAGTACTCACCGATGATAGCTCTAATATCTCAATACAAGATGAAACCGAATCAATGGATGAAACTTCTTCGAGTTCTTcatctgatgaagaagttgcTTCTTCCTTTAGgatatcaagaaaaaatgttGTTGACACACCAAAGGGATCTTTGGCTATCACGTCTAATGCTGTAAGGGGCATTAATGACCCAGGTCTAGAAGCAGCGCCTCAATCAACCCAAGCAGATTTTCCAACCGCTGCTAAAAACACCCCAGCTAAAAGTGTACCAATTACACGATTTTTGAACGCTACCTCACCACCTACAACAATATCTGGTTCTATGAAAGTTTCTAGTATGCTCCACAATGGGTTGCCTCTAAAGAGTCGCCCCTCATTAAGCACTCTGTCTGATTTGGTCCAGAGGGGAATACCTAATGTAAAGGAGAAAAGTGTGCACGCATCACAATCCAAATCTACTAATATTCAAGGTGCCTCAACAATTGAAACTGATTCAACAGGCAGCTCAGATGACAGCGGCACTGATAGTGACACCGATAGCAGCAGTAGCAGTGATAGCGATAGTGATATCAAGAGCAGTGATGGATCAGATACTAATGTACCAAGTGCGAAAAGTGCTAGTGCTTCCTTAGgtaaaaacaagaaatctATTGGTGGATTTGATGCATTAGCAAGACAGTCCAAAAACTAGTTTTCCACCAGTGGGCTCTTACCAATTACCATTGGTAAAATTCCTCTTACAACCTCCTATCGAATACGTAAACTATATAAACCACCATTTAATCAAGTAAAATAGTTTATTAATAGATGGATATATCGCATCGTTGATTGAACTTACAAACAAGAGCATTTTCTGTGATCGAAGTTTAGCGAGTTTTTTACAAAAACCAGTACTGTGCTAAGACTAAATAAATAACTATATCCCAAACAATTCCTGGTCCACATAAAATATACTTAAATATAAACATTTAGTATATCTTCAACTAGTATAAAAACCAGtattaccaaataataCACATCTTCAAATAGCTAGCCATTATGAATATtacaattaaaaattaCTTATGATTATACCTCAGCATATTTATTACTACCTTTAATGAAGTTAATGGCCTCTTGTCTATCGATTTCAATTACAGTGGATATCTTGTTTTCATACTTAACTCTGAAGAAAGTATCAGCTACTTCCAACATATCAGTTCTGAATGTAGTACATATAAACTGAGCATTTGCAGATAATTTCTCTATTAGTTTTGCGACTGATGTTCTGTATTGTTTATCAAGAGCGGCATCAATTTCGTCAAATAAATAGAATGGAGCCGGATCAACCATTTGGATAGCCAAAATCAGAGCAATAGCACAAACAGTTTTCTGACCACCTGATAATTGTTCAACATGTAGTTGttcattttcctttgaGTTAAATGAAACTGAAATAGAGACTCCAGTATATATGGgttctatttttttttgatctTCTGTTTCATCCATATCCACATCCATCTCTTCATCGCCAGATTCAGGTGCATTATCATTACTGGCACTTCCATCACTTTTAtgtattatcaattttgCAGTACCTCTTGGGACCAAACTCTCAAATACCGTAACAAAATTTTTCGAGACTTTCTCGAATGTGGAGTCCACGGCTGTAACCTTTTGTTGCTTTAATCTTGTAATCAATTCCTTGATAGATGTTTTAGATTCGTCTAACTCGGAAGCTCTTTTCTCTAATTCTGTATgtttttcatcaaatttcttgaaattttcaaatgcCCTTTTATTCACATTATTTAAACCTGCTATTTCATCGTTAACTGACTTTAGTTTTTCTAATAGTTCCTCACTGGACAAGTCGTTGAAATCGTGCAAGACATCCTCAGAAAGTAAACCAATTTCtctaattttttgttgCAATTCATCACGTCTTGTTGATAACGTTGTCTTCTTAATCATTGTCTTTTCAGCAtctttttggaaattctctaacttcttcaatagTAGCTTTTGTTGGGAATTTGCCTTTTCCAATgttttttcatcattccTCTTTTCTGAGTTCATATCATCGATTTccttttgaataatttcaGTTTGTTGTTTTGATAGTTCATAGTCCTTTTCTACAGAATTATAGTCACTCATAGCTTTATCCAAATCATCTTTAAGATTAAGAGTGAAATTATCGTTACTTTGACCAATGCGTGattgtaattcttcttgttgtgGCAATAACTTGGAATTTAATTCTGCATTCAAAATATCCATTTCACCAGTTATACTCTCTAGAGCTTCTGTTGTTAGAgtcaatttcttttgtatAGTATGTATATCATCGTTCAACGTCAGCAATTCGGTTTTTTCAGATTGAGATAGTTCACTATCAAATTCTTTAGTCATGTCTTCCTTATATGCCgttattttctcttttgttTGAGTAAGTTGTGCAGTCAGCCTTTCAGACTTGACAGCAAAGGCATCCAATGATTCTTCCAGTAAAAgtttttcactttttttaGCGTTTAATTTAATTCTCATGGACTGGATATTTGAGACTATCGAATCCTTATTTGATACAAGTTTCCTCATAGACCCATTCAATGCATCTATGCCCGAGTCCATCTCTTCTAATTGTTGTGTAATTTGATCTAATTCAGCAGTGACTGCTTTATGTTTCGTTCTCGAACTATTCAaagatttcaatgaatCTAGTCTTGTCTTTTTATGTTGATCATGGTAACCACCAGTCAATACACCTCTTTTATCTGCTCTGTCACCATCTAAAGTTATAGCGcttaatttatattttttagcCAACTTCAAACCGGTAGATAGATCTTTAACGACAATAGTTTTCCCAAATACATGTTTTACAGCTTTATcgaatttttcatcatatttGATCTTTTTAATTAATGGAGTATAAGAACTTTGATCTTCAGGGGGGAAAGTAATTGAATTATCAAAGTAGACTTTGTTTAATGGGATAAACGTCACTCTACCACCTTTCATTCTATAGAGttctttcattatcttGGAAGCAGTCTCCTCCGTATCGACAATGACATGAAACAAGGAATTACCACCAATTACTTCGGCACATGTTTTATACTTACTATTTACACTTACCAATTCACCAAGTGTACCAAATACAGAATCTTCAGgaagtttcaatttttcagcAATTTCTTTGACACTCTTAAGACCATTTGCCAGACTCCTATCCATTGTTTCACCAACTGCTCTTTCTGAATCTTTAACATTATCAAGTATAGTCTGTAGGACagtttctaatttttgttcatttCTCCATAGTTCTTTACGTTGATCTATACTTGAATTgtattgttgttttatGTCATCTATATTTGATTCTAAATCCTCAAGCTCTGCATTTATGGATGGACCTTGAATAGAATCATTTAACTCCtgaatttcttcatcaatggTATTTATTCTCTCTGCCActtcatctttttcaattttgtttttagtTTTGGTATCATTTAAACTTTGTTGTAACTgatttaattctttgatttcGTTCTCTATCCATTCGTTACGTTCTTGAGCGGTATGGAATCTTGAATATCTTCCCTTTTTTAATAGTAGGTCTCTTTGTCTTTCCTTCAATGTGTTGGATTGCAATTTAAATCTAGATTCTTCATTGGTTAGCTGTTGGAATCGTGGAGATATTTTAGATAATTTAAGACGACGAGATTCAATTTCCTTGTTAATTAATTCGAGATTTGATTTATCAGAGTTGGTTTGCTCATTTTGAGTTTCTAATTGTAATTTAAGATCTTTTATTTGAACATCTAAATTTgtcaaattatttaaaatttcaGAATTATTTGCTTTTGCAATTTGTAAATCATTTGTAGTCTTAATCTTTAGAGAGGAATCTATTTCCgtcaatttttttgttaattcggaaatgatattttctcTCTTATCTAActctttaatatatttttcagatGAATCCACAGTGGAATTATAATCACCatctaaattttcaatttgtgtaataatatcatttaattctCTATCATAAAGCGTAAACTGGAACACTTTCCTATTCTTATCTAGGGAGTTAAacttttctaattctttccTCTCCTGATTCATTTCCTTTAACTTActatttaattcattcatttcCATATCAATTTGATTCCTCTTTTGTTCTGTTTCatccattttcttcaaggaagctttcaatttcaattcgAATGATTTGGCACCCACAACATCCTCCAAAAGatttaatctttctttatcttttgCATTCGTCAGGGCGATAATTTTCCCTTGAGGAACAATATTATATGGATTATTCATTGAGAACCCTGTACTTTCCAACATCCTCACGACGTCCCCCTTCGTAACATTTCtatcattcaattgataATCATCCTTCTTCAAACCAACGGTTCTTCTAATATAAACTTCATCATTCTCTCTTGGGACCACTCCTGAAGGTAATATAATCTTATGATTAGGATCATGGAATACAATTTCCACGGAGGCACTCATCACAGCACCACCTGAACCTTGATGGATTAACCCTTGTCTTTCTTCCcttttcaaattggaaTAATCATCACTGAGGACAAATCTGATTGCGGAGAAGAAATTGGATTTACCTGAACCGTTCGAACCGATGACGATGTTATGATGTGGTGAAAAATTGTCTATTATGGTTTCATTTCGATAGGTTTTGAAACCTTTGATGACCACTCGTTTGATATACATTCGATAGATGGTTTGAGTACAGTTCTATATTGCCTTAATTAGTGCTTGAGGGCTTTGACGTTCAAggtatattattgttttgtGATAGGAATATCTGTATGTCACTTCTACTCAAAATTGATATCTCGATTGCTTTCTTTACGCGTCTTGTGTTTTATGTTCTCAGTTTGGAAATCGCAATACGCGTAAAACTGAAGAGAGGGTAACGAAATTATGAGTGTGCGGGAGCTTCGGCGGCTAAATTGTTTACCTTTTTGagtaattattattagttatcACTAGGATCCCATTAAAGTGTCCATTCTCAATTATGATCTTAAAGAATGTATCGATAAGTTTTGTGTTATTCTCTGGTGAGTTTTGACGAAGTAATTTAGGTGGAACTGAGTTGATGTTGTTAGTAAAGATCACATTCTGTAACGGGTTGTTAATTAACATACGTaaggaaatatatatgatagTTTTGTTGTTCTAATGAACCTGGGGTGGGAATCTTTTCACGGCAACTGATGCTCTCTTATTTACCAACGGAAGCTGTGAGTCCCAATAGTGCTGTTCAGCTTTTTATTACCGTATTTTAGGAGGAATATGGGCAAAAGAACCGTAGGGTACTCTAGTGCATGCAATGCTAGATATTTACactattaaatatatcaacTTTCACTACAAACTCAAAAATTTAGAAGCAaaagataagaaaaaaatttattggtTGCTAAGAGATTCGAACTCTTGCATCTTACGATACCTGAGTGTTCCCAGAGTTTTCTCTGGTCAAGAATTGTAATTTTCCTTGAATCAGGCGCCTTAGACCGCTCGGCCAAACAACCataaattgttgaaaatgTAGTAAAAGCGTTGGGGACATCGTCAGACATGACTACGTCCTCAGACAAATTGTTGTGAACATCttgattgttgttcattttgttgttgttgttgaaagGTTTGAATGTGTTTTTTAAAGTACTTAATTACTTAGTTACTTCGTTGTTCGTTTGTTACTTAGTTCTATGTCATTACATAAACTACATATGCAGGGTATACGATATCCTTGcctcttatatatatccctTAGAAGGATCTTGGATCTTCTCAAGACTTTGACTCAACCCCTTGTTTCAGAAAGTATCTAATACTTGACGCAGTTGTTACGACTCTCCCAGAGCTCGTACACACCCTGCAGGATTACGCTATCTAATAGGATAACCCCATACTGAAGATCTCGATTCAACTCCTTGTTAGTCTAACTAAACACAGGCTATGAATCCTCTTTGATCTGACGATATACCATCCGCGACCTCAACCACGGATATCTCATATCCGTGACCTCGTCTACGGATACCTAGTATCCGTGACCTCGCCGACGGGTAGTAAAGTCGAATCTTCAAAGTTCACTTCACTACAGAAAAAATTTGTATTTAGTAGCTACTACATTAGATGACTTAAAAAGTAGGGTTATCTAATGCCAGTTGGTCCATAAAATGTGACAAGTTGTTTCGTCTCATAACATGGAGAAGATgcctttttttatttgatgattatcaagaaattgGCTGTCATCCATTGGTATGTATTGCAAGATTGCTCTGCTATGGAATACAGTTAGAACAATAGACTATCAGACTTCATGTTCAGACAATGTCAATTTGAAACTATGG includes:
- the SMC3 gene encoding cohesin subunit SMC3 (similar to Saccharomyces cerevisiae SMC3 (YJL074C); ancestral locus Anc_1.295), whose product is MYIKRVVIKGFKTYRNETIIDNFSPHHNIVIGSNGSGKSNFFSAIRFVLSDDYSNLKREERQGLIHQGSGGAVMSASVEIVFHDPNHKIILPSGVVPRENDEVYIRRTVGLKKDDYQLNDRNVTKGDVVRMLESTGFSMNNPYNIVPQGKIIALTNAKDKERLNLLEDVVGAKSFELKLKASLKKMDETEQKRNQIDMEMNELNSKLKEMNQERKELEKFNSLDKNRKVFQFTLYDRELNDIITQIENLDGDYNSTVDSSEKYIKELDKRENIISELTKKLTEIDSSLKIKTTNDLQIAKANNSEILNNLTNLDVQIKDLKLQLETQNEQTNSDKSNLELINKEIESRRLKLSKISPRFQQLTNEESRFKLQSNTLKERQRDLLLKKGRYSRFHTAQERNEWIENEIKELNQLQQSLNDTKTKNKIEKDEVAERINTIDEEIQELNDSIQGPSINAELEDLESNIDDIKQQYNSSIDQRKELWRNEQKLETVLQTILDNVKDSERAVGETMDRSLANGLKSVKEIAEKLKLPEDSVFGTLGELVSVNSKYKTCAEVIGGNSLFHVIVDTEETASKIMKELYRMKGGRVTFIPLNKVYFDNSITFPPEDQSSYTPLIKKIKYDEKFDKAVKHVFGKTIVVKDLSTGLKLAKKYKLSAITLDGDRADKRGVLTGGYHDQHKKTRLDSLKSLNSSRTKHKAVTAELDQITQQLEEMDSGIDALNGSMRKLVSNKDSIVSNIQSMRIKLNAKKSEKLLLEESLDAFAVKSERLTAQLTQTKEKITAYKEDMTKEFDSELSQSEKTELLTLNDDIHTIQKKLTLTTEALESITGEMDILNAELNSKLLPQQEELQSRIGQSNDNFTLNLKDDLDKAMSDYNSVEKDYELSKQQTEIIQKEIDDMNSEKRNDEKTLEKANSQQKLLLKKLENFQKDAEKTMIKKTTLSTRRDELQQKIREIGLLSEDVLHDFNDLSSEELLEKLKSVNDEIAGLNNVNKRAFENFKKFDEKHTELEKRASELDESKTSIKELITRLKQQKVTAVDSTFEKVSKNFVTVFESLVPRGTAKLIIHKSDGSASNDNAPESGDEEMDVDMDETEDQKKIEPIYTGVSISVSFNSKENEQLHVEQLSGGQKTVCAIALILAIQMVDPAPFYLFDEIDAALDKQYRTSVAKLIEKLSANAQFICTTFRTDMLEVADTFFRVKYENKISTVIEIDRQEAINFIKGSNKYAEV
- the NET1 gene encoding Net1p (similar to Saccharomyces cerevisiae NET1 (YJL076W) and TOF2 (YKR010C); ancestral locus Anc_1.294); this encodes MFRLQIELVPPSAQTNQQLSSLTPAPTNNSQLFSNASFVQLNENTFQYPLPPSSNKNFNSVSQNTRKFLHFSAGSNTLLELSDEIIEKCKKIYPNLKQEPEIITLQDGNGYDLDPDFVIEDVFNAANRVKVILRDDIDIDELEPIAQYRNLKRRKTNNGTYQKVSRSQKPINNSLALPKRNNYPLPSTRTPRNLGRRISTPLAQQIYPEPVTDNVEGENADRSFLPPPNVPQSPPIRISSGIDTSKKIVSNIKEQGQVSKSEVVDPDKSKQQRLLLGTPIMTSMTPNRVTLTGQRVVSENHMETSPISTISNPSKSSSKESNASRRISSGMLNIPEPKISEVEKELKVGPASPDSVLPEKPKRIPMKRSLLDSKSIPNNNSDDNLSSDSQDTTSSHSHSRPSLQRQSSIADNNGSPVKLNPLEDDSVSRIVHLAELPHNKKRNLVQENSINELEGKIDQSATKNNLSHLFTQPTGKGNGISNENVNSKRDKLSQIEEEDVLPEQPALPTNNNLKEKVNLETQNNETISITKPGQMNKSDKKKDAGTVTQDMQLESEMVKPTTTTADRETEVTEQETDDEDEVNTTVRINPPESASASGNHSFSHPSIHKTEILKIFDGDSIKLPHWLKKTSSSSSTSSPSSSSRKKPYTTVLHKDIDNSKPDPRNILPQRTPRTAARRAAQLLSSSQGTSQHPDQVQNININNDHSDEEGSYETSSTDGYSSSGVETAGSDTSDNEKIFLREPNDKTKVIKTHHLKEAVVTKSNDNDKDTKQETATSTDNILGKVIGKNPSTASSGNVPEGLTKSQPSFSKINEDDISNNKKINETKSISLTPSNFYSNSKTELKKLNIHKPTSKFTSMPNTKPDSRANNLGSEKVIKLNEFSIPNQLKTDDHKVKPDANPEVPKPTFSPSHNDKLKSLKAKFSKTKPQSSSPVFQPVLTDDSSNISIQDETESMDETSSSSSSDEEVASSFRISRKNVVDTPKGSLAITSNAVRGINDPGLEAAPQSTQADFPTAAKNTPAKSVPITRFLNATSPPTTISGSMKVSSMLHNGLPLKSRPSLSTLSDLVQRGIPNVKEKSVHASQSKSTNIQGASTIETDSTGSSDDSGTDSDTDSSSSSDSDSDIKSSDGSDTNVPSAKSASASLGKNKKSIGGFDALARQSKN